One Nocardioides luti DNA window includes the following coding sequences:
- a CDS encoding NAD-dependent succinate-semialdehyde dehydrogenase, with amino-acid sequence MSDYQVVNPATAEVENEFETATDAEIQDVLARSHAAYADWRTTSKEERTKVLLRVADLYDERADELATIIAREMGKPLKEGKGELQLVASIYRYYANEGPGLLADTPLSPSMGGDALVRKEPVGPLLGIMPWNFPYYQVARFAAPNLMIGNTIILKHAPQCPESALAIEQIFHDAGLPRDAYVNVFATNDQSADIIADDRVVGVSVTGSERAGSAVAEIAGRNLKKVVLELGGSDPFIVLDTQDLASVVENAVTGRMGNAGQACNGAKRMIVVDALYDDFVDAFTSAMAGLTPGDPLADGTDFGPLSSEQAVQTLVEQIDDAVSKGATLRTGGKRVERTGAFMEATVLTDVTPEMRAFGEELFGPAAVVYRVRDADEAIELANRSSFGLGGTVHTDDTALAARVADQLDTGMVWINSAQGSVADLPFGGTKRSGVGRELGPYGIDEFVNKKLIYSPAG; translated from the coding sequence GCGCACCACCAGCAAGGAGGAGCGCACGAAGGTGCTGCTCCGCGTCGCCGACCTCTACGACGAGCGCGCCGACGAGCTGGCCACGATCATCGCCCGCGAGATGGGCAAGCCCCTCAAGGAGGGCAAGGGCGAGCTGCAGCTGGTCGCGTCGATCTACCGCTACTACGCGAACGAGGGCCCCGGCCTGCTCGCGGACACCCCGCTGAGCCCGTCGATGGGCGGCGACGCGCTGGTCCGCAAGGAGCCCGTCGGACCGCTGCTCGGGATCATGCCGTGGAACTTCCCGTACTACCAGGTCGCCCGCTTCGCGGCGCCGAACCTGATGATCGGCAACACGATCATCCTCAAGCACGCTCCGCAGTGCCCCGAGTCGGCGCTCGCGATCGAGCAGATCTTCCACGACGCCGGCCTCCCGAGGGACGCCTACGTCAACGTCTTCGCGACCAACGACCAGTCGGCCGACATCATCGCCGACGACCGCGTCGTCGGCGTCTCCGTCACCGGCAGCGAGCGCGCCGGCTCGGCCGTCGCCGAGATCGCCGGGCGCAACCTCAAGAAGGTCGTGCTCGAGCTCGGCGGGTCCGACCCGTTCATCGTGCTCGACACCCAGGACCTCGCCTCCGTCGTCGAGAACGCCGTCACCGGCCGGATGGGCAACGCCGGCCAGGCCTGCAACGGTGCGAAGCGGATGATCGTCGTCGACGCGTTGTACGACGACTTCGTCGACGCCTTCACCTCGGCGATGGCCGGGCTGACCCCGGGCGACCCGCTGGCGGACGGCACCGACTTCGGCCCGCTCTCCTCCGAGCAGGCCGTGCAAACGCTGGTCGAGCAGATCGACGACGCCGTCAGCAAGGGCGCGACCTTGCGCACCGGCGGCAAGCGCGTCGAGCGCACCGGCGCCTTCATGGAGGCGACCGTCCTCACCGACGTCACCCCCGAGATGCGGGCCTTCGGCGAGGAGCTCTTCGGCCCCGCGGCCGTCGTCTACCGCGTCCGGGACGCCGACGAGGCCATCGAGCTGGCCAACCGCTCCAGCTTCGGCCTCGGCGGCACCGTGCACACCGACGACACCGCCCTCGCCGCCCGCGTGGCCGACCAGCTCGACACCGGGATGGTCTGGATCAACAGCGCACAGGGCTCGGTCGCGGACCTGCCGTTCGGCGGGACGAAGCGCTCCGGCGTGGGCCGCGAGCTCGGCCCGTACGGCATCGACGAGTTCGTCAACAAGAAGCTCATCTACTCGCCGGCCGGCTGA
- a CDS encoding amino acid transporter encodes MTKTAVAPGAVRRWFLQSEHPAPSGQSDREREESEHQTKAWWQVMCLTGVDYFSTLGYQPGIAALAAGALAPVATLVLVLVTLFGALPMYRRVAQESPYGDGSLSMLEKLLSYWPSKLLVLALIGFVATGFVITITLSAADASAHLVENPYLRSSLSGHEVAVTLALLALLAGVFLKGFSEAIGIAVVLVVAYLGLSAVVVVNGFRHVLANPGTFSDWTSAMTDAHSSPLAIIGASLLVFPALALGLSGFETGVVVMPLIKGDPGDTHAKPAGRIRNARRLLTTAAVIMSVMLLGSSLVTTLLIPASAFEVGGPANGRALAYLAHGSLGNVFGTAYDLSTIGILWFAGASAMAGLLNIVPRYLPRYGMAPEWARSTRPLVLVFTAIAAVVTILFRASVDKQAGAYATGVLALMTSAAIAVTLTEWRRGHRPVAAFFGLVSAVFVYTISVTILDRPEGLLIALVFIVMILVISTVSRVRRSTELRVPRVHYDKAAERLLDDAGRPGRPVRFIANKLNAGDRAEYDDKAAEVRHDNHLREDDSTLFLEVEITDASEFSSTVPVHGVTIGGHHVLRASGPSVPNVLAAVLLSVGEKLGTPPHVYMEWSEKGPAQNALQFLFAGEGDVPPLTREVLRRAEPDDGRRPHVHVGG; translated from the coding sequence GTGACGAAGACGGCCGTGGCGCCCGGCGCCGTACGACGCTGGTTCCTGCAGTCCGAGCACCCGGCCCCGAGCGGGCAGAGCGACCGGGAGCGCGAGGAGTCCGAGCACCAGACCAAGGCCTGGTGGCAGGTGATGTGCCTGACCGGCGTCGACTACTTCTCGACGCTCGGCTACCAGCCCGGCATCGCGGCGCTCGCGGCCGGGGCGCTGGCGCCGGTGGCGACCCTGGTGCTCGTGCTGGTGACGCTGTTCGGGGCGCTGCCGATGTACCGCCGCGTCGCCCAGGAGAGCCCGTACGGCGACGGCAGCCTGTCCATGCTGGAGAAGCTGCTGTCGTACTGGCCGAGCAAGCTCCTCGTGCTCGCGCTCATCGGCTTCGTCGCCACCGGCTTCGTCATCACGATCACCCTGTCGGCGGCCGACGCGTCGGCGCACCTGGTCGAGAACCCCTACCTCCGCTCGTCGCTGTCCGGGCACGAGGTCGCGGTGACGCTGGCCCTCCTGGCGCTGCTGGCCGGAGTGTTCCTCAAGGGCTTCAGCGAGGCGATCGGCATCGCGGTCGTCCTGGTGGTGGCCTACCTCGGGCTCAGCGCCGTCGTCGTCGTGAACGGCTTCCGGCACGTGCTGGCGAACCCCGGCACGTTCAGCGACTGGACGTCGGCCATGACCGACGCGCACTCCTCGCCGCTGGCCATCATCGGTGCCTCGCTGCTGGTCTTCCCCGCGCTCGCGCTCGGTCTCTCCGGCTTCGAGACCGGCGTCGTCGTGATGCCGCTGATCAAGGGCGACCCCGGCGACACCCACGCCAAGCCGGCCGGCCGGATCCGCAACGCCCGCCGGCTGCTGACGACCGCCGCGGTGATCATGAGCGTGATGCTGCTCGGCTCGTCGCTCGTGACGACGCTGCTGATCCCGGCCTCGGCGTTCGAGGTCGGCGGGCCGGCGAACGGCCGCGCGTTGGCCTACCTGGCGCACGGCTCGCTCGGGAACGTCTTCGGGACGGCGTACGACCTCTCCACGATCGGCATCCTGTGGTTCGCCGGCGCGTCGGCAATGGCGGGGCTGCTCAACATCGTGCCGCGCTACCTGCCGCGCTACGGCATGGCGCCGGAGTGGGCGCGCTCGACGCGGCCGCTGGTGCTGGTGTTCACGGCGATCGCGGCCGTGGTGACGATCCTGTTCCGGGCCAGCGTCGACAAGCAGGCGGGCGCCTACGCGACCGGCGTCCTGGCGCTGATGACGTCGGCGGCGATCGCCGTCACCCTCACCGAGTGGCGCCGCGGGCACCGGCCGGTCGCGGCGTTCTTCGGGCTCGTGTCCGCGGTCTTCGTCTACACGATCTCGGTGACGATCCTGGACCGGCCCGAGGGCCTGCTGATCGCGCTCGTCTTCATCGTGATGATCCTGGTGATCTCGACGGTCTCGCGGGTGCGGCGCAGCACCGAGCTGCGGGTGCCGCGGGTGCACTACGACAAGGCCGCCGAGCGGCTCCTCGACGACGCCGGGCGCCCGGGGCGGCCGGTGCGGTTCATCGCGAACAAGCTCAACGCCGGCGACCGGGCGGAGTACGACGACAAGGCCGCCGAGGTGCGGCACGACAACCACCTGCGCGAGGACGACTCGACGCTCTTCCTCGAGGTCGAGATCACCGACGCCAGCGAGTTCTCCTCCACCGTCCCCGTGCACGGCGTGACGATCGGCGGCCACCACGTGCTGCGGGCGTCGGGGCCGAGCGTCCCGAACGTGCTCGCCGCCGTGCTGCTCAGCGTCGGGGAGAAGCTGGGCACCCCGCCCCACGTCTACATGGAGTGGAGCGAGAAGGGCCCGGCACAGAACGCCCTGCAGTTCCTCTTCGCGGGCGAGGGCGACGTGCCGCCGCTCACCCGCGAGGTGCTCCGCCGGGCTGAGCCCGACGACGGTCGCCGCCCGCACGT